The genomic segment TCGTCCTATACCTTATACCCTACTTTCCTTACTTCTTATACCTCTACTCGTTCGATTTCTTCCTTTTGCCTTCGAAGTGAGATAGAGTACAATGTGAAAGAGAACACTATATCCCATTCAGGAAAGGGGCTATCGCTCATGCGCGCTCTTATCGTTATTGATTATACGTTTGATTTCGTCGCCGATGAAGGTAAGCTGACTTGCGGAAAACCGGGTCAACTCATCGAAGGACGCATCGCATCGCTCATGGATGAATTTTCGACGAACGACTATGTCGTCATTGCAAACGACCTTCATGAAGAAGGCGACACATTCCATCCGGAAACCGTCCTCTTCCCGCCTCATAATATTCGAGGAACACACGGACGGGACTTATTCGGACAGGTCGCAGAGATGGCACGTGTTGCGGATCATGTCATCGACAAGACGCGTTATAGCGCCTTTGCTGGGACGGACCTAGATTTACGTCTTCGTGAACGGCATATCACAGAAGTTCACCTCGTCGGCGTTTGTACAGACATCTGCATCTTGCACACCGCTGTCGACGCGTACAATCTCGGCTATAAAATCGTCGTCCATGCTGACGCCGTCGCCAGTTTCAATGCGGCCGGTCACGACTGGGCACTCACACACTTTAAACAATCGATCGGCGCAGAAGTCGTCGGCGAATAAGAAGGGATCTGTCTTCATGTTACAACGTAATCTTGCACTTCATACTGACCTCTATCTTCCGAGATGGATGTATATCTATTGGAAGGAAGGACGTCATAATGAGCGTGCTGTTTTTGACGTCTATTACCGCAGCAATCCATTCGAAGGTGGTTATGTCGTCTTCGCCGGTCTTGAAAATATCATCGAATATATCCAGACACTTCACTTCACAGAAGAAGACATTACGTATCTTCAAACGATGATCGGGTTCCCGGATGAATTCAAGGATGAGTTACGTAACTTTAAATTCAATGGCTCTCTCTCGAGTGTGAGAGAAGGCGAAATCGTCTTCCCGAACGAACCGTTAGTCCGGATTGAAGCACGGATTTTCGAAGCGAAGTTACTGCAAACGGCCA from the Exiguobacterium oxidotolerans JCM 12280 genome contains:
- a CDS encoding cysteine hydrolase family protein, whose protein sequence is MRALIVIDYTFDFVADEGKLTCGKPGQLIEGRIASLMDEFSTNDYVVIANDLHEEGDTFHPETVLFPPHNIRGTHGRDLFGQVAEMARVADHVIDKTRYSAFAGTDLDLRLRERHITEVHLVGVCTDICILHTAVDAYNLGYKIVVHADAVASFNAAGHDWALTHFKQSIGAEVVGE